One window of Dyadobacter sandarakinus genomic DNA carries:
- the cmk gene encoding (d)CMP kinase, with protein sequence MPRIIVAIDGYSSCGKSSTAKLVAKQLNYPYIDTGAMYRAVTLYFIQNHISLTNPKEVEQTLAGLQISFRRHAELGRNDTYLNGMNVEDEIRKMYVSERVSEVSAIPEVRHALVAQQQRMGRSRGIVMDGRDIGTVVFPEAELKIFMTANPLIRAQRRQQELMEKGELVGLEQIMENLQMRDHIDTHRSESPLRQAEDAVFIDNSMMTLDEQVELVVRLADEQIALKVRRDANKA encoded by the coding sequence ATGCCCAGGATTATTGTTGCGATTGACGGCTATTCGAGTTGTGGCAAAAGTTCAACCGCAAAACTGGTTGCGAAGCAGCTTAACTACCCTTACATAGACACCGGTGCCATGTACCGGGCTGTCACCCTGTATTTTATACAAAACCATATTTCGCTTACAAACCCGAAAGAGGTGGAACAGACACTTGCGGGCCTGCAGATCAGTTTTCGTAGGCATGCAGAGCTGGGCCGGAATGATACGTACCTCAATGGGATGAATGTGGAGGATGAAATACGAAAAATGTACGTCTCCGAAAGAGTCAGTGAGGTAAGCGCCATCCCCGAAGTAAGACATGCCCTGGTTGCCCAGCAGCAGCGTATGGGCCGGTCGAGGGGCATTGTGATGGACGGACGTGATATTGGTACCGTCGTATTTCCCGAAGCTGAGCTCAAAATTTTTATGACCGCCAATCCGCTCATCCGTGCGCAGCGCCGGCAGCAGGAACTGATGGAAAAAGGCGAGCTCGTAGGTCTGGAACAGATCATGGAAAACCTGCAGATGCGCGATCATATCGATACGCACCGGTCCGAAAGTCCGCTGCGCCAGGCCGAAGATGCCGTATTCATCGATAATTCGATGATGACGCTGGACGAGCAGGTGGAGCTGGTGGTGAGACTGGCCGATGAGCAGATCGCGCTGAAAGTGCGCAGGGATGCAAACAAAGCCTGA
- a CDS encoding LutC/YkgG family protein — MGTREMMLEKIRQNKPAATQLPESWYFDSEYADTEAKFTETLQAIFTQVVVVKNGEELLEKATEMFGDVVNRASTVPALAGWADFSLQVADPHELELIEMAILEADFGVAENGAVWISDQYLTHRVLPFITQNLAFVIRRNAIVNNMHDAYLRLTDTTGWGCFIAGPSKTADIEQSLVIGAHGARSMVIFLLDS; from the coding sequence ATGGGAACACGGGAAATGATGCTCGAAAAGATCCGTCAAAACAAGCCTGCTGCCACACAGCTGCCGGAAAGCTGGTATTTTGACAGCGAGTATGCCGACACTGAGGCAAAGTTTACAGAAACACTGCAGGCCATTTTTACGCAGGTAGTTGTTGTAAAAAACGGTGAAGAATTGCTTGAAAAAGCAACCGAAATGTTTGGCGACGTGGTGAACCGGGCGAGTACTGTACCTGCGCTTGCCGGCTGGGCCGATTTCAGCCTGCAGGTAGCCGATCCGCACGAGCTGGAATTAATTGAAATGGCGATTCTGGAAGCTGATTTTGGCGTAGCAGAAAATGGAGCAGTCTGGATTTCGGATCAATACCTTACGCACAGAGTACTGCCGTTTATTACACAGAATCTGGCATTTGTGATCCGCCGCAATGCGATTGTAAATAACATGCACGATGCCTATCTCCGGCTGACGGATACGACAGGGTGGGGGTGTTTTATTGCAGGACCTTCCAAGACCGCAGACATCGAGCAATCACTCGTGATCGGGGCGCATGGGGCCAGAAGCATGGTGATATTTTTACTGGATTCATAA
- a CDS encoding NAD(P)/FAD-dependent oxidoreductase, giving the protein MSSDAAEFDYLIIGQGIGGTCLAWHLHRAGKSFRIVHDSTAPSSSRVAAGIFNPLTGKKLVKTWLADELFPYASRFYQDIERQLGVKFYYEMPVFRPFRSVEEQNSYIAQTAEPGIAPYVDAAKPPLAMREYVQSELGGLTVTRSGWVDLPVFLDHSKAFFEQSGCYTEGSFELTDLEVQPQKVLWKGNVFQKVIFSRGFFEVGNGFFDWLPFAPVKGQILEIETDMPSEPYIINQGIFMLPLDKHRSKAGATYSWDPLDWATTPEAREELEGKLRLLLRGRYRVTAQLAGVRPSVKDRRPLIGVHPEQDNICIFNGLGTKGVTLAPYFADQFVAHLEHGKELNPLVNIKRYFSLYFR; this is encoded by the coding sequence ATGAGTTCCGATGCTGCTGAATTTGACTACTTAATCATTGGCCAGGGAATTGGCGGAACCTGCCTGGCCTGGCACCTGCACCGTGCCGGCAAGTCCTTCCGGATCGTGCATGATAGTACTGCGCCTTCTTCGTCCCGCGTGGCAGCGGGAATCTTCAACCCGCTTACCGGTAAAAAGCTTGTCAAGACCTGGCTTGCCGATGAATTGTTTCCGTATGCATCCCGATTTTACCAGGACATTGAGCGACAGCTTGGTGTAAAGTTTTACTATGAAATGCCGGTTTTCCGGCCTTTCAGATCTGTTGAAGAACAAAACAGCTACATTGCCCAGACTGCCGAGCCGGGTATTGCGCCATACGTGGACGCCGCCAAGCCGCCGCTGGCCATGCGGGAGTATGTGCAGTCTGAACTCGGGGGGCTTACTGTAACCAGATCGGGCTGGGTAGACCTGCCTGTATTTCTTGATCATTCGAAAGCTTTTTTTGAGCAGTCGGGCTGCTATACCGAAGGTTCGTTCGAGCTGACCGACCTGGAAGTACAACCTCAGAAGGTGCTCTGGAAGGGGAATGTGTTCCAAAAAGTAATTTTCAGCCGGGGCTTTTTTGAGGTAGGAAACGGTTTTTTCGACTGGCTGCCATTTGCACCGGTAAAGGGGCAAATACTCGAAATCGAGACAGATATGCCCTCCGAACCATACATTATCAATCAGGGAATCTTCATGCTTCCTTTGGACAAACACCGCAGTAAGGCAGGTGCAACGTACTCCTGGGATCCGCTGGACTGGGCTACAACGCCCGAGGCACGGGAAGAGCTGGAAGGCAAGCTCCGCCTCCTTCTGAGAGGCCGGTACCGCGTTACAGCGCAGCTTGCCGGCGTAAGACCGTCTGTGAAGGACCGAAGGCCGCTCATCGGGGTACACCCGGAGCAGGATAATATATGCATTTTCAACGGCTTAGGTACCAAAGGCGTGACGCTGGCACCTTATTTTGCTGACCAGTTTGTTGCGCACCTCGAACACGGGAAAGAATTGAACCCGCTAGTTAATATTAAGAGGTATTTTTCGTTATATTTCCGTTGA